A genomic stretch from Clavelina lepadiformis chromosome 5, kaClaLepa1.1, whole genome shotgun sequence includes:
- the LOC143460078 gene encoding uncharacterized protein LOC143460078 isoform X1, whose product MALNFLKLFLIVGCSFSGASAESCFFCNGESSNEVCNQNTQTCPNGDQGSCMNEIRVHSGIKRITKLCKQTQACEGQTQQNANTCNSGTENSVCYYCCQGNLCNLLEDASEPALSTSMTTSEVTRAASTESSTTPSSAATATGTSSVTTKSSSPTTTSPTTTSSTTTSSTTTNSSSSTTMSPPSTTSSTTTMSTTTSSTTTTTTTPATTLSTTPFVPQTECEPLNTPRYGDISCTEGSSDRSRCTVTCDEDYALRAGTNRNRRCRCLSSGICNWSGVEAVCEYDAETPISCDVPDMMRASFGMVDVWPMGGVARVTVKPTQQTTNGWSFALMFARSLPEGVQIESGHVSLVAMSEDRRILTFQSLDHVKDISNLESFTLYMCVRNVPAGTDPSMYAALVGFYPMLVRDASCIQDISPLRPLPTTTPPPTASSSTSRPASSTRSTTTTTRRTTTTTRPTTTTTTTTTTTAPPPPPPPSGDCEVVQPPDQYRILNPGWNANDGWKFTSRAEKVSDGKGALKDWVIKLEFDNGVKAIEVHVADADGPHQNGLVWLLRPKSWNDGNGENVDDLMVFFTGTLYDGSAAPNAIMTFCRNGAEPGMTVTGGDGFGGGAPTTTTTMAPTPAPTVSSSAGTTTTVSPNFLARCSSSARASFGSLPSRSAQTDPSGFQRSTVPSDFDYNEVLHKSLLFYEAQRSGNLPANNRIPWRGDSGLKHGCDVGIDLTGGWYDAGDNIKFGFPMAYSATVLAWGMIEFKDAYVDSGDWDAALETLKWATDYFVKAHTARYELYVQVGDGGNDHGRWLRPEDIDYIQESFKIDQNNPGTEVAAETAAALAAASIVFQNEDLAYSRMLLSHAYDLYSFADLFRKNYHLSVPGVEVYYKSWSGFNDELLWSAAWLYKASGLQRYLDAVESRYSSYGGSNLAPEFSWDNKYPGVQVLMAQITDKQSYKDDVYRFLNRAINDVHTTPNGLTWQSQWGANRYAANFAFIAITAAKVIRNNPNEGRYIDYAFSQIDYMLGQGSGRSFVVGFGNNPPRSPHHRASSCPNWTRTPVQACGFDSLHANTPNPHILYGALVGGPDDSDNYEDDRSNFINNEVATDYNAGFQSAVAGLQSYLLDG is encoded by the exons ATGGCTTTGAACTTTTTGAAGCTGTTTTTGATAGTTGGGTGCAGTTTCAGCGGAGCCTCGG ctgAAAGTTGCTTCTTCTGCAACGGAGAGTCGTCCAACGAAGTCTGCAACCAAAATACACAAACCTGCCCGAATGGCGACCAG GGGTCGTGTATGAATGAAATTCGCGTTCACTCGGGAATCAAACGCATAACAAAGTTGTGTAAGCAAACTCAAGCTTGTGAAGGCCAGACTCAGCAGAACGCAAACACTTGTAACTCAGGCACTGAAAACTCCGTCTGCTACTACTGTTGCCAAGGCAACCTTTGTAACTTACTGGAAGACGCCTCCG AACCTGCTTTGAGTACATCTATGACAACCTCTGAAGTAACAAGGGCTGCTAGCACAGAAAGTTCAACTACGCCATCTAGTGCTGCAACAGCTACTGGCACATCGTCAGTAACGACAAAGTCGTCATCTCCTACAACTACGTCACCAACCACAACGTCATCAACTACAACGTCGTCTACAACTACAAATTCATCATCATCTACAACTATGTCTCCACCCAGCACCACGTCATCAACTACAACGATGTCAACTACTACGTCATCGACTACGACTACAACTACAACCCCAGCAACAACGCTTTCCACCACACCTTTCGTGC CTCAGACCGAATGTGAACCCCTGAACACACCCAGATACGGAGATATCTCGTGTACGGAGGGGTCGTCCGACCGCAGTCGTTGTACCGTAACTTGTGATGAGGATTACGCCCTCCGTGCTGGCACCAACAGGAACAGAAGATGTAGATGCCTTTCTTCAGGAATCTGCAATTGGTCAGGAGTAGAAGCCGTCTGTGAATACG ATGCGGAAACTCCGATTTCCTGCGACGTCCCCGACATGATGCGAGCTTCGTTTGGGATGGTTGACGTATGGCCCATGGGAGGCGTTGCCAGGGTAACGGTAAAACCCACGCAACAAACCACCAATGGCTGGTCTTTCGCGCTTATGTTTGCCAG ATCACTTCCGGAGGGCGTTCAAATCGAATCCGGTCACGTGTCTCTTGTAGCGATGAGTGAAGATCGTCGAATCCTCACATTCCAGAGCCTGGATCACGTTAAAGACATCTCGAACTTGGAGAGTTTTACATTGTACATGTGCGTAAGGAACGTGCCTGCCGGTACCGACCCTTCGATGTATGCAG CTCTGGTCGGATTTTACCCGATGTTGGTGAGAGACGCTTCCTGCATTCAGGACATAAGTCCTCTTCGACCTCTGCCGACAACCACTCCGCCTCCGACCGCCTCTTCCAGCACCAGCCGTCCAGCGTCGAGCACAAGATCGACGACGACTACGACCAGACGGACCACAACTACCACACGACCAACGACCACAACAACCACCACCACAACCACCACcgcaccaccaccaccaccacctcCATCCGGAGACTGCGAAG TTGTTCAGCCTCCCGACCAATACAGGATCCTTAACCCGGGCTGGAACGCCAACGATGGCTGGAAGTTTACCAGTCGAGCCGAGAAAGTGTCCGACGGCAAAGGAGCTCTCAAGGACTGGGTCATCAAACTAGAGTTCGACAACGGCGTGAAAGCGATAGAG GTACATGTAGCTGATGCAGATGGACCTCACCAAAATGGGCTCGTCTGGTTACTCCGGCCTAAAAGCTGGAATGACGGCAATGGAGAAAATGTGGACGACCTGATGGTGTTCTTTACCGGGACCCTCTACGACGGAAGCGCCGCACCAAACG CTATAATGACTTTCTGCCGCAATGGCGCCGAACCGGGCATGACTGTTACGGGTGGCGATGGCTTTGGTGGCGGCGCCCCGACGACCACAACCACTATGGCTCCAACTCCGGCTCCTACAGTGAGTTCTTCTGCGGGAACGACAACCACCGTTTCTCCAAACTTTTTAGCGAGATGCAGCTCAAGCGCCCGCGCATCCTTTGGAAGCTTGCCCAGCAGGTCAGCCCAGACCGATCCCTCTGGTTTCCAGCGCTCAACAg TTCCCTCAGACTTTGACTACAATGAAGTGCTGCACAAATCTCTCCTCTTTTACGAAGCTCAGAGATCTGGCAATCTTCCGGCCAATAACAGGATCCCTTGGCGTGGAGACTCCGGGTTGAAACATGGATGTGACGTTGGAATTGATCTCACAGGCGGATGGTACGACG CCGGCGACAACATAAAGTTCGGCTTCCCTATGGCCTACTCGGCAACGGTTCTCGCTTGGGGAATGATCGAATTCAAAGACGCTTACGTTGATTCTGGTGACTGGGATGCAGCGTTAGAAACCCTaaaatgggcgactgattacTTTGTGAAAGCGCACACTGCTAGATACGAGCTTTATGTTCAG GTGGGAGATGGCGGTAACGACCACGGCAGGTGGTTGCGTCCAGAAGACATTGACTACATCCAAGAGTCTTTCAAGATTGACCAGAACAACCCCGGTACAGAAGTCGCCGCCGAAACAGCCGCAGCCCTGGCCGCTGCTTCCATTGTCTTCCAAAATGAAGACCTGGCTTACTCGAGAATGCTGCTTTCGCACGCTTATGATTTATATTCGTTTGCCGACCTGTTCAG AAAAAATTACCATCTTTCTGTGCCTGGTGTCGAGGTCTATTACAAGTCGTGGAGTGGCTTCAACGACGAATTGCTCTGGAGCGCGGCCTGGCTCTACAAAGCCAGTGGATTGCAAAGGTACCTGGACGCGGTGGAGAGCCGATACTCGTCCTACGGTGGCAGTAATCTTGCTCCTGAATTTTCCTGGGATAACAAATACCCTGGAGTACAG GTACTTATGGCTCAAATAACTGACAAGCAATCTTACAAGGATGACGTTTACCGATTCTTGAATCGAGCCATAAACGACGTCCACACAACACCAAATGGTCTCACCTGGCAGAGTCAGTGGGGAGCAAATAGATACGCCG CAAATTTTGCCTTTATTGCCATTACTGCGGCCAAAGTGATCCGAAACAACCCGAACGAGGGCAGATACATCGATTACGCTTTCAGTCAAATTGATTACATGCTCGGCCAAGGCTCAGGCCGTAGCTTTGTGGTTGGGTTCGGAAACAATCCACCAAGAAGCCCTCATCACCGCGCCAG CTCATGTCCAAACTGGACCAGAACTCCCGTCCAGGCGTGCGGTTTCGACTCCCTGCACGCCAACACACCTAACCCCCACATCTTGTACGGTGCCCTGGTCGGTGGCCCGGATGACAGTGATAATTACGAAGACGATCGTTCCAACTTCATCAACAACGAGGTTGCCACTGACTACAACGCTGGTTTCCAATCGGCCGTGGCTG GTCTCCAGTCTTATTTACTTGACGGCTAG
- the LOC143460078 gene encoding uncharacterized protein LOC143460078 isoform X2: MLSESCFFCNGESSNEVCNQNTQTCPNGDQGSCMNEIRVHSGIKRITKLCKQTQACEGQTQQNANTCNSGTENSVCYYCCQGNLCNLLEDASEPALSTSMTTSEVTRAASTESSTTPSSAATATGTSSVTTKSSSPTTTSPTTTSSTTTSSTTTNSSSSTTMSPPSTTSSTTTMSTTTSSTTTTTTTPATTLSTTPFVPQTECEPLNTPRYGDISCTEGSSDRSRCTVTCDEDYALRAGTNRNRRCRCLSSGICNWSGVEAVCEYDAETPISCDVPDMMRASFGMVDVWPMGGVARVTVKPTQQTTNGWSFALMFARSLPEGVQIESGHVSLVAMSEDRRILTFQSLDHVKDISNLESFTLYMCVRNVPAGTDPSMYAALVGFYPMLVRDASCIQDISPLRPLPTTTPPPTASSSTSRPASSTRSTTTTTRRTTTTTRPTTTTTTTTTTTAPPPPPPPSGDCEVVQPPDQYRILNPGWNANDGWKFTSRAEKVSDGKGALKDWVIKLEFDNGVKAIEVHVADADGPHQNGLVWLLRPKSWNDGNGENVDDLMVFFTGTLYDGSAAPNAIMTFCRNGAEPGMTVTGGDGFGGGAPTTTTTMAPTPAPTVSSSAGTTTTVSPNFLARCSSSARASFGSLPSRSAQTDPSGFQRSTVPSDFDYNEVLHKSLLFYEAQRSGNLPANNRIPWRGDSGLKHGCDVGIDLTGGWYDAGDNIKFGFPMAYSATVLAWGMIEFKDAYVDSGDWDAALETLKWATDYFVKAHTARYELYVQVGDGGNDHGRWLRPEDIDYIQESFKIDQNNPGTEVAAETAAALAAASIVFQNEDLAYSRMLLSHAYDLYSFADLFRKNYHLSVPGVEVYYKSWSGFNDELLWSAAWLYKASGLQRYLDAVESRYSSYGGSNLAPEFSWDNKYPGVQVLMAQITDKQSYKDDVYRFLNRAINDVHTTPNGLTWQSQWGANRYAANFAFIAITAAKVIRNNPNEGRYIDYAFSQIDYMLGQGSGRSFVVGFGNNPPRSPHHRASSCPNWTRTPVQACGFDSLHANTPNPHILYGALVGGPDDSDNYEDDRSNFINNEVATDYNAGFQSAVAGLQSYLLDG, translated from the exons ATGCTAT ctgAAAGTTGCTTCTTCTGCAACGGAGAGTCGTCCAACGAAGTCTGCAACCAAAATACACAAACCTGCCCGAATGGCGACCAG GGGTCGTGTATGAATGAAATTCGCGTTCACTCGGGAATCAAACGCATAACAAAGTTGTGTAAGCAAACTCAAGCTTGTGAAGGCCAGACTCAGCAGAACGCAAACACTTGTAACTCAGGCACTGAAAACTCCGTCTGCTACTACTGTTGCCAAGGCAACCTTTGTAACTTACTGGAAGACGCCTCCG AACCTGCTTTGAGTACATCTATGACAACCTCTGAAGTAACAAGGGCTGCTAGCACAGAAAGTTCAACTACGCCATCTAGTGCTGCAACAGCTACTGGCACATCGTCAGTAACGACAAAGTCGTCATCTCCTACAACTACGTCACCAACCACAACGTCATCAACTACAACGTCGTCTACAACTACAAATTCATCATCATCTACAACTATGTCTCCACCCAGCACCACGTCATCAACTACAACGATGTCAACTACTACGTCATCGACTACGACTACAACTACAACCCCAGCAACAACGCTTTCCACCACACCTTTCGTGC CTCAGACCGAATGTGAACCCCTGAACACACCCAGATACGGAGATATCTCGTGTACGGAGGGGTCGTCCGACCGCAGTCGTTGTACCGTAACTTGTGATGAGGATTACGCCCTCCGTGCTGGCACCAACAGGAACAGAAGATGTAGATGCCTTTCTTCAGGAATCTGCAATTGGTCAGGAGTAGAAGCCGTCTGTGAATACG ATGCGGAAACTCCGATTTCCTGCGACGTCCCCGACATGATGCGAGCTTCGTTTGGGATGGTTGACGTATGGCCCATGGGAGGCGTTGCCAGGGTAACGGTAAAACCCACGCAACAAACCACCAATGGCTGGTCTTTCGCGCTTATGTTTGCCAG ATCACTTCCGGAGGGCGTTCAAATCGAATCCGGTCACGTGTCTCTTGTAGCGATGAGTGAAGATCGTCGAATCCTCACATTCCAGAGCCTGGATCACGTTAAAGACATCTCGAACTTGGAGAGTTTTACATTGTACATGTGCGTAAGGAACGTGCCTGCCGGTACCGACCCTTCGATGTATGCAG CTCTGGTCGGATTTTACCCGATGTTGGTGAGAGACGCTTCCTGCATTCAGGACATAAGTCCTCTTCGACCTCTGCCGACAACCACTCCGCCTCCGACCGCCTCTTCCAGCACCAGCCGTCCAGCGTCGAGCACAAGATCGACGACGACTACGACCAGACGGACCACAACTACCACACGACCAACGACCACAACAACCACCACCACAACCACCACcgcaccaccaccaccaccacctcCATCCGGAGACTGCGAAG TTGTTCAGCCTCCCGACCAATACAGGATCCTTAACCCGGGCTGGAACGCCAACGATGGCTGGAAGTTTACCAGTCGAGCCGAGAAAGTGTCCGACGGCAAAGGAGCTCTCAAGGACTGGGTCATCAAACTAGAGTTCGACAACGGCGTGAAAGCGATAGAG GTACATGTAGCTGATGCAGATGGACCTCACCAAAATGGGCTCGTCTGGTTACTCCGGCCTAAAAGCTGGAATGACGGCAATGGAGAAAATGTGGACGACCTGATGGTGTTCTTTACCGGGACCCTCTACGACGGAAGCGCCGCACCAAACG CTATAATGACTTTCTGCCGCAATGGCGCCGAACCGGGCATGACTGTTACGGGTGGCGATGGCTTTGGTGGCGGCGCCCCGACGACCACAACCACTATGGCTCCAACTCCGGCTCCTACAGTGAGTTCTTCTGCGGGAACGACAACCACCGTTTCTCCAAACTTTTTAGCGAGATGCAGCTCAAGCGCCCGCGCATCCTTTGGAAGCTTGCCCAGCAGGTCAGCCCAGACCGATCCCTCTGGTTTCCAGCGCTCAACAg TTCCCTCAGACTTTGACTACAATGAAGTGCTGCACAAATCTCTCCTCTTTTACGAAGCTCAGAGATCTGGCAATCTTCCGGCCAATAACAGGATCCCTTGGCGTGGAGACTCCGGGTTGAAACATGGATGTGACGTTGGAATTGATCTCACAGGCGGATGGTACGACG CCGGCGACAACATAAAGTTCGGCTTCCCTATGGCCTACTCGGCAACGGTTCTCGCTTGGGGAATGATCGAATTCAAAGACGCTTACGTTGATTCTGGTGACTGGGATGCAGCGTTAGAAACCCTaaaatgggcgactgattacTTTGTGAAAGCGCACACTGCTAGATACGAGCTTTATGTTCAG GTGGGAGATGGCGGTAACGACCACGGCAGGTGGTTGCGTCCAGAAGACATTGACTACATCCAAGAGTCTTTCAAGATTGACCAGAACAACCCCGGTACAGAAGTCGCCGCCGAAACAGCCGCAGCCCTGGCCGCTGCTTCCATTGTCTTCCAAAATGAAGACCTGGCTTACTCGAGAATGCTGCTTTCGCACGCTTATGATTTATATTCGTTTGCCGACCTGTTCAG AAAAAATTACCATCTTTCTGTGCCTGGTGTCGAGGTCTATTACAAGTCGTGGAGTGGCTTCAACGACGAATTGCTCTGGAGCGCGGCCTGGCTCTACAAAGCCAGTGGATTGCAAAGGTACCTGGACGCGGTGGAGAGCCGATACTCGTCCTACGGTGGCAGTAATCTTGCTCCTGAATTTTCCTGGGATAACAAATACCCTGGAGTACAG GTACTTATGGCTCAAATAACTGACAAGCAATCTTACAAGGATGACGTTTACCGATTCTTGAATCGAGCCATAAACGACGTCCACACAACACCAAATGGTCTCACCTGGCAGAGTCAGTGGGGAGCAAATAGATACGCCG CAAATTTTGCCTTTATTGCCATTACTGCGGCCAAAGTGATCCGAAACAACCCGAACGAGGGCAGATACATCGATTACGCTTTCAGTCAAATTGATTACATGCTCGGCCAAGGCTCAGGCCGTAGCTTTGTGGTTGGGTTCGGAAACAATCCACCAAGAAGCCCTCATCACCGCGCCAG CTCATGTCCAAACTGGACCAGAACTCCCGTCCAGGCGTGCGGTTTCGACTCCCTGCACGCCAACACACCTAACCCCCACATCTTGTACGGTGCCCTGGTCGGTGGCCCGGATGACAGTGATAATTACGAAGACGATCGTTCCAACTTCATCAACAACGAGGTTGCCACTGACTACAACGCTGGTTTCCAATCGGCCGTGGCTG GTCTCCAGTCTTATTTACTTGACGGCTAG
- the LOC143460078 gene encoding uncharacterized protein LOC143460078 isoform X3, which yields MLKSTAVAVFVLVFVAESQAQAQTECEPLNTPRYGDISCTEGSSDRSRCTVTCDEDYALRAGTNRNRRCRCLSSGICNWSGVEAVCEYDAETPISCDVPDMMRASFGMVDVWPMGGVARVTVKPTQQTTNGWSFALMFARSLPEGVQIESGHVSLVAMSEDRRILTFQSLDHVKDISNLESFTLYMCVRNVPAGTDPSMYAALVGFYPMLVRDASCIQDISPLRPLPTTTPPPTASSSTSRPASSTRSTTTTTRRTTTTTRPTTTTTTTTTTTAPPPPPPPSGDCEVVQPPDQYRILNPGWNANDGWKFTSRAEKVSDGKGALKDWVIKLEFDNGVKAIEVHVADADGPHQNGLVWLLRPKSWNDGNGENVDDLMVFFTGTLYDGSAAPNAIMTFCRNGAEPGMTVTGGDGFGGGAPTTTTTMAPTPAPTVSSSAGTTTTVSPNFLARCSSSARASFGSLPSRSAQTDPSGFQRSTVPSDFDYNEVLHKSLLFYEAQRSGNLPANNRIPWRGDSGLKHGCDVGIDLTGGWYDAGDNIKFGFPMAYSATVLAWGMIEFKDAYVDSGDWDAALETLKWATDYFVKAHTARYELYVQVGDGGNDHGRWLRPEDIDYIQESFKIDQNNPGTEVAAETAAALAAASIVFQNEDLAYSRMLLSHAYDLYSFADLFRKNYHLSVPGVEVYYKSWSGFNDELLWSAAWLYKASGLQRYLDAVESRYSSYGGSNLAPEFSWDNKYPGVQVLMAQITDKQSYKDDVYRFLNRAINDVHTTPNGLTWQSQWGANRYAANFAFIAITAAKVIRNNPNEGRYIDYAFSQIDYMLGQGSGRSFVVGFGNNPPRSPHHRASSCPNWTRTPVQACGFDSLHANTPNPHILYGALVGGPDDSDNYEDDRSNFINNEVATDYNAGFQSAVAGLQSYLLDG from the exons ATGTTAAAGTCAACAGCAGTTGCTGTGTTTGTGCTGGTTTTCGTTGCAGAATCGCAAGCACAAG CTCAGACCGAATGTGAACCCCTGAACACACCCAGATACGGAGATATCTCGTGTACGGAGGGGTCGTCCGACCGCAGTCGTTGTACCGTAACTTGTGATGAGGATTACGCCCTCCGTGCTGGCACCAACAGGAACAGAAGATGTAGATGCCTTTCTTCAGGAATCTGCAATTGGTCAGGAGTAGAAGCCGTCTGTGAATACG ATGCGGAAACTCCGATTTCCTGCGACGTCCCCGACATGATGCGAGCTTCGTTTGGGATGGTTGACGTATGGCCCATGGGAGGCGTTGCCAGGGTAACGGTAAAACCCACGCAACAAACCACCAATGGCTGGTCTTTCGCGCTTATGTTTGCCAG ATCACTTCCGGAGGGCGTTCAAATCGAATCCGGTCACGTGTCTCTTGTAGCGATGAGTGAAGATCGTCGAATCCTCACATTCCAGAGCCTGGATCACGTTAAAGACATCTCGAACTTGGAGAGTTTTACATTGTACATGTGCGTAAGGAACGTGCCTGCCGGTACCGACCCTTCGATGTATGCAG CTCTGGTCGGATTTTACCCGATGTTGGTGAGAGACGCTTCCTGCATTCAGGACATAAGTCCTCTTCGACCTCTGCCGACAACCACTCCGCCTCCGACCGCCTCTTCCAGCACCAGCCGTCCAGCGTCGAGCACAAGATCGACGACGACTACGACCAGACGGACCACAACTACCACACGACCAACGACCACAACAACCACCACCACAACCACCACcgcaccaccaccaccaccacctcCATCCGGAGACTGCGAAG TTGTTCAGCCTCCCGACCAATACAGGATCCTTAACCCGGGCTGGAACGCCAACGATGGCTGGAAGTTTACCAGTCGAGCCGAGAAAGTGTCCGACGGCAAAGGAGCTCTCAAGGACTGGGTCATCAAACTAGAGTTCGACAACGGCGTGAAAGCGATAGAG GTACATGTAGCTGATGCAGATGGACCTCACCAAAATGGGCTCGTCTGGTTACTCCGGCCTAAAAGCTGGAATGACGGCAATGGAGAAAATGTGGACGACCTGATGGTGTTCTTTACCGGGACCCTCTACGACGGAAGCGCCGCACCAAACG CTATAATGACTTTCTGCCGCAATGGCGCCGAACCGGGCATGACTGTTACGGGTGGCGATGGCTTTGGTGGCGGCGCCCCGACGACCACAACCACTATGGCTCCAACTCCGGCTCCTACAGTGAGTTCTTCTGCGGGAACGACAACCACCGTTTCTCCAAACTTTTTAGCGAGATGCAGCTCAAGCGCCCGCGCATCCTTTGGAAGCTTGCCCAGCAGGTCAGCCCAGACCGATCCCTCTGGTTTCCAGCGCTCAACAg TTCCCTCAGACTTTGACTACAATGAAGTGCTGCACAAATCTCTCCTCTTTTACGAAGCTCAGAGATCTGGCAATCTTCCGGCCAATAACAGGATCCCTTGGCGTGGAGACTCCGGGTTGAAACATGGATGTGACGTTGGAATTGATCTCACAGGCGGATGGTACGACG CCGGCGACAACATAAAGTTCGGCTTCCCTATGGCCTACTCGGCAACGGTTCTCGCTTGGGGAATGATCGAATTCAAAGACGCTTACGTTGATTCTGGTGACTGGGATGCAGCGTTAGAAACCCTaaaatgggcgactgattacTTTGTGAAAGCGCACACTGCTAGATACGAGCTTTATGTTCAG GTGGGAGATGGCGGTAACGACCACGGCAGGTGGTTGCGTCCAGAAGACATTGACTACATCCAAGAGTCTTTCAAGATTGACCAGAACAACCCCGGTACAGAAGTCGCCGCCGAAACAGCCGCAGCCCTGGCCGCTGCTTCCATTGTCTTCCAAAATGAAGACCTGGCTTACTCGAGAATGCTGCTTTCGCACGCTTATGATTTATATTCGTTTGCCGACCTGTTCAG AAAAAATTACCATCTTTCTGTGCCTGGTGTCGAGGTCTATTACAAGTCGTGGAGTGGCTTCAACGACGAATTGCTCTGGAGCGCGGCCTGGCTCTACAAAGCCAGTGGATTGCAAAGGTACCTGGACGCGGTGGAGAGCCGATACTCGTCCTACGGTGGCAGTAATCTTGCTCCTGAATTTTCCTGGGATAACAAATACCCTGGAGTACAG GTACTTATGGCTCAAATAACTGACAAGCAATCTTACAAGGATGACGTTTACCGATTCTTGAATCGAGCCATAAACGACGTCCACACAACACCAAATGGTCTCACCTGGCAGAGTCAGTGGGGAGCAAATAGATACGCCG CAAATTTTGCCTTTATTGCCATTACTGCGGCCAAAGTGATCCGAAACAACCCGAACGAGGGCAGATACATCGATTACGCTTTCAGTCAAATTGATTACATGCTCGGCCAAGGCTCAGGCCGTAGCTTTGTGGTTGGGTTCGGAAACAATCCACCAAGAAGCCCTCATCACCGCGCCAG CTCATGTCCAAACTGGACCAGAACTCCCGTCCAGGCGTGCGGTTTCGACTCCCTGCACGCCAACACACCTAACCCCCACATCTTGTACGGTGCCCTGGTCGGTGGCCCGGATGACAGTGATAATTACGAAGACGATCGTTCCAACTTCATCAACAACGAGGTTGCCACTGACTACAACGCTGGTTTCCAATCGGCCGTGGCTG GTCTCCAGTCTTATTTACTTGACGGCTAG